The following nucleotide sequence is from Kineobactrum salinum.
CGAGTTTCGAGGCCCGATCGGCGAGCGCTTGAATCAATTTGTCATAGATACCGCGCTGTGCGTAAAGCCGTGACCCGGAAATACAGGCTTGACCCGAATTGTTCATAATGCCGCCGAGTACCCCCGGCACTGTCAATTCGAGGTCTGCATCATCCAGCACGATCACCGGCGATTTGCCACCCAGTTCAAGAGAAAGGCGTTTGAAGTTTCCCGCCGATGCTTCGATCAGCCTGCGTCCGGTTGCCGTTGAACCGGTAAAACTGATCTTGTCAATATCAGGATGCTCGGCAAGAGCCTGGCCAACCACCGAACCCAACCCGGTAACAAGGTTCACGACCCCGGCCGGCACCCCGGCTTCATGAACAATTTGCACCAGGTTCAGCGTATTCAGTGAGGTATCCTCGGCCGGCTTCAGGACTGCTGTACAGCCTGCCGCAAGTGCCGGAGCAAGCTTGTGACACGCCAACATAAAGGGACCGTTCCAGGGCACAATCAAAGCGGCGACGCCCACCGGCTCCTTCAGGGTATAAGCGTGGAACGCCTCACCGGCGGCAATTTCACCGGTTTGGCCATGCAGCTTTCCTATCCAGCCCCCGTAGTAACGAAATGCCTCGGCACCATTGCTGATCGTCGCACGCGCCATGTGCAACGGCATGCCATTCTCGCGCACCTCATTGACTGCCAGGTCCTCGAGGGTCGCCTCGATACCATCGGCAATAGCGAACATGATCTTTACTCGCTGGGGATACGGC
It contains:
- a CDS encoding aldehyde dehydrogenase family protein, with the translated sequence MTLLIDGKYMDADSGESFQSINPATGETIGNVSAAGAREVDAAVRAARAAFEDRRWLCLPYPQRVKIMFAIADGIEATLEDLAVNEVRENGMPLHMARATISNGAEAFRYYGGWIGKLHGQTGEIAAGEAFHAYTLKEPVGVAALIVPWNGPFMLACHKLAPALAAGCTAVLKPAEDTSLNTLNLVQIVHEAGVPAGVVNLVTGLGSVVGQALAEHPDIDKISFTGSTATGRRLIEASAGNFKRLSLELGGKSPVIVLDDADLELTVPGVLGGIMNNSGQACISGSRLYAQRGIYDKLIQALADRASKLVVGNGLDKNTQMGPVISQKQFDSIMGYIQSGVEEGVEVVTGGKRHGDAGFFIQPTVLSHVPADARVVREEIFGPVLSAMPFEDLDWAIKEANNSRYGLAGAVYTRSIAKAQRVSRAVRAGTFWINSHRPTDFWMPFGGYKESGWGREGGIQGLEAYMESKSVITRLY